From the genome of Yersinia enterocolitica, one region includes:
- a CDS encoding MFS transporter has translation MIIKKRLKVMFFLQFFIWGAWLVTLGAYMMNTLHFTGAQVGLVYGAKGIACILMPSIIGIIADRWIKANILYTCCHLLGAVALLIAANVSDPKIMFLVMLFNAMVYMPTIALANTISYICLEKAGLDTIKDFPPVRVFGTVGFIFAMWAISLSGFELSNIQLYIASGAALVLAMYALSLPSCPTSNAKKDRSWVNLLGLDAFVLFKQKKMAIFFLFAMLLGASLQISHTFSSPFLHDFAKNPLYQDSLVVQYPSLLLSMAQIAEVFFILTIPFFLSRFGIKRVMMISMIAWTLRFTLFAYGDPSASGIVLLLLSMVVYGCAFDFFNISGAIYVEKEVDHNIRGSAQGLFMTMVNGVGAYVGAISSGHVVDYFTVDGVKDWNSIWLSFAAYTVVLAVVFVFAFHYKHEPTELNERQLSN, from the coding sequence ATGATAATAAAAAAACGGCTTAAAGTTATGTTCTTCCTCCAGTTCTTTATCTGGGGTGCCTGGCTGGTGACCTTGGGTGCCTATATGATGAATACCCTCCATTTTACCGGTGCGCAGGTGGGGCTAGTTTATGGTGCGAAGGGAATTGCCTGTATTTTAATGCCAAGCATTATCGGTATTATTGCCGACCGCTGGATTAAAGCCAATATTCTCTATACCTGCTGCCACCTATTGGGTGCTGTCGCGCTGCTAATTGCGGCCAATGTTTCCGATCCTAAGATCATGTTCTTAGTGATGCTGTTTAATGCGATGGTTTATATGCCGACAATTGCATTAGCGAATACGATTTCTTATATCTGTCTGGAAAAGGCCGGGCTGGATACGATTAAAGATTTCCCGCCGGTACGTGTTTTTGGCACGGTGGGTTTTATTTTTGCCATGTGGGCTATCAGTTTATCCGGTTTTGAATTGAGCAATATTCAACTCTATATTGCTTCAGGTGCGGCGCTGGTATTGGCTATGTATGCACTCTCATTACCCAGTTGCCCCACCTCTAATGCTAAGAAAGATCGCTCATGGGTTAACCTTTTAGGGCTTGATGCTTTTGTTTTGTTTAAACAAAAGAAGATGGCTATTTTCTTCTTATTCGCCATGTTACTGGGTGCTTCATTACAGATTAGCCATACGTTTAGCAGCCCATTCCTGCACGATTTTGCCAAGAATCCACTTTATCAGGATAGCCTCGTGGTGCAGTACCCGTCGCTTTTGTTATCGATGGCGCAAATTGCCGAAGTCTTTTTCATTCTGACCATTCCCTTCTTTTTATCTCGCTTTGGTATTAAGCGTGTGATGATGATCAGTATGATTGCCTGGACTCTGCGTTTCACCTTGTTTGCCTATGGTGACCCGTCCGCCAGCGGCATTGTTCTATTACTGTTATCCATGGTGGTCTATGGCTGCGCCTTTGACTTCTTTAATATTTCAGGGGCGATTTATGTCGAAAAAGAAGTCGACCACAATATCCGTGGCAGCGCACAAGGTTTGTTTATGACGATGGTAAACGGCGTTGGGGCGTATGTTGGCGCGATAAGCAGCGGGCATGTGGTTGATTACTTTACGGTCGATGGCGTAAAAGATTGGAATAGTATTTGGTTATCTTTTGCTGCTTATACTGTCGTACTGGCGGTTGTTTTTGTCTTTGCTTTTCACTATAAGCATGAACCGACTGAGTTGAATGAACGCCAGCTATCTAATTGA
- a CDS encoding chemotaxis protein CheV, translated as MDNFQKEIEERTNLTSSNRFELLLFRLGVSQEEEKSELFGINVFKLREIVPMPTLTKAAGMASPMMGIANIRGEIIPVIDLPSIVGCVPKTGLNILLVTEYARSTQAFAVESVDDIVRLEWSQVLAADAGVKSRNITSIARLDNDPTSNRLALVLDVEQILYDIIPANRNVQIDSEKTKAFELKPGSVAIVAEDSKVARSMLEQGLKMMNIPAVMHITGLEAWNKIKKMADEARAEGVPISDKIAFVLTDLEMPEMDGFTLTLNIKRDEFLKNIPVIIHSSLSGSANEDHVRKVGADAYVAKFEVNELEAAIHSALDSKKAINA; from the coding sequence ATGGATAATTTTCAAAAAGAGATTGAAGAGAGAACAAATCTCACCTCATCAAACCGATTTGAACTTTTGTTGTTCCGACTGGGGGTATCTCAAGAAGAAGAGAAATCCGAGTTATTCGGTATCAACGTGTTCAAACTGCGCGAAATTGTACCCATGCCTACGCTGACCAAAGCCGCGGGTATGGCATCTCCGATGATGGGTATTGCGAATATTCGCGGAGAAATCATTCCGGTGATTGACCTCCCGTCTATCGTCGGTTGCGTGCCAAAAACTGGACTAAATATTCTGCTGGTGACTGAGTACGCCCGGAGTACACAGGCTTTTGCCGTGGAATCCGTTGACGATATCGTGCGCCTTGAATGGAGCCAGGTACTGGCTGCCGACGCGGGTGTTAAGAGCCGCAATATTACCAGTATCGCGCGCTTGGATAACGATCCTACGAGCAACCGATTGGCACTGGTGCTGGATGTTGAACAGATTCTATATGACATTATTCCTGCTAATCGCAATGTTCAAATCGACAGTGAGAAGACCAAGGCATTTGAACTTAAGCCCGGCTCAGTCGCGATTGTGGCTGAAGATTCTAAGGTGGCGCGTTCGATGCTTGAACAGGGTCTGAAGATGATGAATATCCCTGCCGTGATGCATATCACTGGTCTGGAAGCGTGGAATAAGATCAAGAAGATGGCCGATGAAGCGCGGGCCGAAGGGGTACCTATCTCGGATAAAATCGCCTTTGTGTTAACCGATTTAGAAATGCCGGAGATGGATGGTTTTACCTTGACGCTGAATATAAAACGCGATGAGTTCTTAAAAAATATTCCGGTGATAATCCATTCGTCATTATCGGGTAGTGCCAATGAAGACCATGTCCGCAAAGTGGGGGCAGATGCTTATGTGGCAAAATTCGAAGTCAACGAATTGGAAGCCGCCATCCATAGCGCTCTGGATTCAAAGAAAGCGATAAACGCGTAA
- a CDS encoding MFS transporter — MKAAPFPLSALLALAMTGFIAIMTETLPAGLLPQIGQGLGVSQALAGQLVTLYALGSLLAAIPLITLTRSWGRRKALLSAIVGFFIFNTLTTISPWFSLTLLARFMAGAAAGLAWGLIAGYARRMVQPHQQGRAMAIAMTGTPIALALGVPLGAWLGMVLSWRNAFAIMSGLTLLLIVWVIVKIPDYPGQSAKQQQPVRKVFTTPGIRPILSVIVLWMLAHNILYTYIAPFITPVGLENQLDKVLLVFGVSALAGTCFTGLVVDRWLRGAVLLSLGTFILAALILAIAGGSPSAIYGSMLLWGLSFGGASTLLQTASADAAGQNADVAQSMIVVAWNLAIAGGGIIGGLLLQSAGAVSFPWTVLGLLLLGLIIVWQAQQYGFKPGIRSAMHVEKC, encoded by the coding sequence ATGAAAGCAGCGCCCTTTCCTCTCTCGGCATTATTGGCTCTCGCGATGACGGGCTTTATTGCCATCATGACCGAGACATTACCAGCTGGATTGTTGCCGCAGATCGGCCAAGGATTGGGGGTTTCACAAGCATTGGCTGGCCAATTGGTGACACTCTATGCTCTGGGTTCGTTACTGGCTGCGATCCCCTTAATTACTTTGACCCGCAGTTGGGGGCGGCGTAAAGCCTTACTCAGCGCCATTGTCGGTTTTTTCATATTCAATACTTTAACCACTATTTCGCCTTGGTTCAGTTTAACCTTACTGGCCCGTTTTATGGCCGGTGCTGCCGCTGGACTGGCATGGGGGCTTATCGCAGGTTACGCACGACGTATGGTACAACCTCATCAACAAGGGCGCGCAATGGCGATCGCCATGACCGGCACCCCTATCGCCCTGGCACTAGGGGTACCATTGGGGGCATGGCTGGGTATGGTGCTCAGTTGGCGCAATGCATTTGCCATTATGTCGGGATTAACTTTGCTGCTGATTGTCTGGGTTATCGTGAAAATACCTGATTATCCAGGGCAATCGGCCAAACAGCAGCAACCGGTGCGCAAAGTGTTCACCACCCCTGGCATACGCCCCATTTTGTCGGTTATTGTCCTTTGGATGCTGGCACATAATATTCTTTATACCTATATTGCCCCTTTTATCACCCCAGTCGGGTTGGAAAATCAGCTCGATAAAGTGCTGTTGGTATTTGGTGTCAGTGCGCTAGCGGGAACTTGCTTCACCGGATTAGTCGTGGATCGATGGTTACGTGGCGCGGTATTACTGAGTCTTGGTACCTTTATTCTGGCTGCATTGATATTGGCAATCGCCGGGGGATCCCCCTCCGCGATTTATGGCAGCATGTTGCTCTGGGGCCTCAGTTTTGGTGGCGCATCCACACTATTGCAAACCGCGTCGGCGGATGCCGCAGGACAAAATGCCGATGTGGCGCAGTCAATGATTGTGGTGGCTTGGAATTTAGCCATTGCAGGGGGCGGGATCATCGGTGGCCTGTTGTTACAAAGCGCCGGAGCAGTAAGTTTCCCGTGGACAGTGTTGGGGTTATTACTCCTTGGGTTGATTATTGTCTGGCAGGCTCAACAATACGGGTTCAAACCGGGTATTCGTAGTGCAATGCACGTTGAAAAATGCTGA
- a CDS encoding PTS sugar transporter, producing the protein MKNVAILGSSGGNLFNLGGAYPERLLQEIYTQLHSAGLGVSAVQFIAAEESMDVAKPTTAAAVYSIIAEEGDKPRISFQGKLSEVNDAVKSSDAAIAAQIRAGDIDGIIIMSADPDRSNKDAILAAIEKKIPIVGTGGTSMAIITSKGANVIATSGTTGTNSRTRAISFTASLCKHWQIKYTPVLGSSEANMPGSDKSLLKRINIRSIMIPALPGFIAMAIVLALSHIPGLQSLNAIFELLLKGLPVIVAVIAAKQVSELDEVSIVAGVVAGVLSVEGGLIGGILGGIGAGIMVRYLFGLCLRWQFPMTTINIVAGGLSGLFSGLVMYYLLSPLALAAGDYIKLAIEATLAFSPILAGLLAGLVIWPAILGGVYHAVILPLVLLEMEKSGVSFLGAVDMVGLVMVAAGINLANVIAPREKSEAAVAAPGLLINLGFGTFVESAYPFMFSNKVVFAGAIFSAGVGGMLLGLLNIKGVAYVPAFASPFLSNNAFYMAIVMAVTLVLTCVITLLANKFVAIKKAVPESPTPGISG; encoded by the coding sequence ATGAAAAATGTAGCAATACTCGGAAGCAGCGGGGGAAATCTGTTCAATCTCGGTGGTGCCTACCCCGAAAGACTTCTACAAGAAATCTATACCCAACTCCACTCTGCTGGGTTAGGTGTCAGTGCGGTGCAATTTATTGCAGCGGAAGAGTCGATGGATGTGGCAAAGCCGACCACCGCCGCCGCCGTTTATTCAATAATCGCGGAAGAAGGGGATAAACCACGGATTAGCTTCCAGGGGAAACTCTCCGAGGTGAATGACGCGGTAAAATCATCGGATGCGGCCATTGCGGCACAAATTCGAGCCGGTGATATTGATGGCATCATTATCATGAGTGCCGACCCTGATCGCAGTAATAAAGACGCTATTTTGGCGGCGATAGAAAAGAAAATCCCTATTGTGGGCACTGGCGGCACCTCGATGGCAATTATCACCTCCAAAGGTGCCAATGTGATTGCCACCTCTGGCACAACTGGAACCAATAGCCGCACACGGGCTATCTCTTTTACCGCCTCGCTATGCAAACACTGGCAGATAAAATATACCCCAGTGCTGGGCAGTAGCGAGGCCAACATGCCGGGCAGTGACAAGAGCCTGCTAAAAAGAATCAATATCCGTAGCATCATGATCCCAGCTCTGCCTGGTTTTATCGCCATGGCTATTGTATTGGCGCTAAGCCATATCCCAGGGTTGCAATCACTCAATGCCATTTTTGAACTGTTGTTGAAGGGGTTGCCGGTTATTGTCGCGGTTATTGCGGCTAAACAGGTTTCTGAGCTAGATGAAGTGTCGATTGTGGCGGGGGTTGTCGCCGGGGTGCTGTCGGTAGAAGGTGGCTTAATCGGCGGTATTTTGGGAGGGATCGGCGCCGGTATTATGGTGCGTTACCTGTTCGGGCTCTGTCTGAGATGGCAATTCCCAATGACCACCATCAATATCGTAGCGGGTGGTTTGTCCGGTTTATTCTCCGGTTTAGTGATGTATTACCTGCTTAGCCCATTGGCATTAGCCGCTGGTGACTATATCAAATTGGCTATCGAAGCCACTCTGGCTTTTAGCCCGATTTTAGCCGGATTACTGGCCGGTCTGGTTATTTGGCCAGCTATTCTGGGTGGAGTTTATCACGCAGTTATATTGCCACTGGTATTACTGGAAATGGAAAAGTCCGGTGTCAGCTTCCTCGGCGCGGTCGATATGGTCGGGCTGGTGATGGTGGCAGCCGGTATTAATCTGGCAAACGTGATTGCTCCGCGCGAGAAAAGTGAAGCCGCAGTAGCTGCCCCAGGGTTGTTAATTAACCTCGGTTTTGGGACGTTCGTCGAATCTGCTTACCCGTTCATGTTTTCTAATAAAGTCGTCTTTGCTGGTGCAATATTCTCCGCCGGCGTTGGCGGCATGTTGCTGGGATTATTAAATATTAAAGGCGTGGCATATGTACCTGCATTCGCCTCCCCATTCTTGTCGAATAACGCTTTTTATATGGCGATAGTCATGGCGGTAACACTGGTGTTGACCTGTGTAATCACCCTATTAGCCAACAAGTTTGTCGCAATTAAAAAAGCAGTACCCGAATCACCAACACCAGGGATCTCGGGCTAA
- a CDS encoding histidine biosynthesis protein, producing the protein MFNADMSKKRSVAMDKVRNAISLHGGQTILSTGITGDDARLAKAVCDSGVKLLEPNHPALALARGHNGVTNMHAAERIRHEITIGQMAQAVRGVRNVVADDIFITVGIAGGFTETVPTPVTEQDILLIAQSGADGLHTHKSSFEDLKELVDLAHKYGLTVDAYIGHPSDLHTFGIAAETPADVAQVAKTMEALGVDMIGLMTGMSYEGVSAGDIPDAIKQRLLALVSAVSVPTLAEGGINLENAKAFKDTGVNILVVGTAIDNVVCNAAKDVVSRFITH; encoded by the coding sequence ATGTTCAACGCTGATATGAGTAAGAAACGTTCCGTCGCTATGGATAAAGTACGAAATGCAATTTCATTACATGGCGGTCAAACTATTCTCAGTACTGGAATAACCGGAGATGATGCTCGCTTAGCGAAAGCAGTATGCGATTCAGGTGTTAAATTATTGGAACCTAATCACCCGGCGTTGGCACTGGCTCGCGGCCATAATGGCGTGACGAATATGCATGCTGCGGAGCGTATTCGTCATGAGATAACCATCGGCCAAATGGCACAAGCCGTGCGGGGGGTGCGTAATGTGGTGGCTGACGATATTTTTATTACCGTCGGCATCGCCGGGGGCTTTACTGAAACTGTACCTACACCCGTGACAGAACAAGATATTTTATTGATAGCTCAATCAGGGGCTGATGGTTTACATACCCATAAGTCCAGTTTTGAAGATTTAAAGGAACTGGTGGATTTAGCCCATAAATATGGTCTGACGGTGGATGCTTATATTGGTCATCCGAGTGACTTGCATACCTTCGGTATTGCCGCTGAAACCCCCGCTGATGTTGCGCAAGTGGCTAAAACGATGGAAGCACTGGGTGTTGATATGATTGGTTTAATGACTGGCATGAGCTACGAAGGTGTCAGTGCGGGTGATATTCCTGATGCTATCAAACAGAGGCTTCTGGCGTTGGTCAGTGCGGTTTCGGTACCAACATTAGCAGAAGGGGGGATCAATCTGGAAAATGCCAAAGCATTTAAAGATACCGGTGTAAATATTCTGGTGGTGGGCACCGCCATTGATAATGTTGTCTGCAACGCGGCAAAGGATGTGGTATCGCGCTTTATTACCCACTGA
- a CDS encoding argininosuccinate synthase — protein sequence MTTILKHLPINQRVGIAFSGGLDTSAALLWMQKKGAIPYAYTANLGQPDEEDYDAIPRKAMEYGAEKARLVDCRKQLVAEGIAAIQCGAFHNTTAGVTYFNTTPLGRAVTGTMLVAAMKEDGVNIWGDGSTYKGNDIERFYRYGLLTNAELKIYKPWLDTDFIDELGGRHEMSEFMIQSGFDYKMSTEKAYSTDSNMLGATHEAKDLEFLNSSVKIVNPIMGVKFWDENVVVKAEEVSIRFERGYPVALNGVVFDDSVELMMEANRIGGRHGLGMSDQIENRIIEAKSRGIYEAPGMALLHIAYERLLTGIHNEDTIEQYHANGRVLGRLLYQGRWFDPQALMLRDSAQRWVASEITGEVTLELRRGNDYSILNTVSDNLTYKPERLTMEKGDSVFSPDDRIGQLTMRNLDITDTREKLFNYVETGLLSSSATTGLPQVDNNNLGARGIQNKSK from the coding sequence ATGACAACTATTCTCAAACACCTTCCTATTAATCAGCGTGTTGGTATTGCTTTTTCTGGTGGCCTGGACACCAGCGCAGCACTGTTATGGATGCAGAAAAAGGGTGCAATTCCTTATGCATATACCGCCAATTTGGGTCAGCCTGACGAAGAAGATTACGATGCAATTCCGCGTAAGGCAATGGAGTATGGCGCAGAGAAAGCCCGTCTGGTTGATTGCCGCAAACAACTGGTTGCTGAGGGTATCGCAGCCATTCAATGTGGTGCATTCCATAACACCACCGCCGGTGTAACCTACTTTAACACCACCCCGCTGGGCCGTGCTGTCACCGGTACCATGCTGGTTGCCGCGATGAAAGAAGATGGTGTCAATATCTGGGGTGATGGTAGTACCTATAAAGGTAACGATATCGAGCGTTTCTATCGTTATGGTTTGTTGACCAATGCTGAGTTGAAAATTTACAAACCGTGGCTGGATACTGATTTCATTGATGAATTGGGCGGACGCCATGAAATGTCCGAGTTTATGATTCAGTCCGGTTTCGACTATAAAATGTCGACGGAGAAAGCCTATTCCACTGACTCCAATATGCTTGGAGCCACTCACGAAGCCAAAGACTTGGAATTCCTTAATTCCAGCGTCAAAATCGTTAACCCGATTATGGGCGTGAAGTTCTGGGATGAAAACGTGGTAGTGAAAGCGGAAGAAGTCTCTATCCGTTTTGAACGTGGGTATCCGGTTGCTCTAAATGGCGTAGTGTTTGACGACAGTGTTGAGCTGATGATGGAAGCCAACCGTATTGGTGGCCGTCATGGTTTGGGGATGAGCGACCAAATTGAGAACCGTATTATCGAAGCCAAGAGCCGTGGCATTTATGAAGCCCCAGGGATGGCGTTGTTGCATATCGCATATGAGCGCCTGCTGACCGGTATTCATAACGAAGATACTATCGAGCAATATCATGCCAATGGCCGGGTGTTGGGCCGTCTGCTGTATCAAGGCCGTTGGTTTGATCCACAAGCATTGATGCTGCGCGATTCTGCACAACGTTGGGTTGCGAGCGAGATTACCGGTGAAGTGACACTGGAACTGCGTCGTGGCAATGACTATTCGATTCTCAATACTGTATCTGACAATCTGACCTACAAACCAGAGCGGCTGACCATGGAGAAAGGGGATTCCGTATTCTCACCTGATGATCGTATCGGTCAGTTGACTATGCGTAATCTGGATATCACCGACACCCGTGAGAAGCTGTTTAACTATGTTGAAACCGGTTTATTGTCCTCTTCAGCAACCACTGGGCTGCCACAAGTTGATAATAACAACTTAGGTGCACGCGGTATTCAGAACAAGAGTAAGTAA
- a CDS encoding FMN/FAD transporter, giving the protein MQMDVIPGTVKLKIFHASAWYKKRKSYRVLFWREITPLAIPLFIEGLCVLLMGVFSTLLVSWLGKEAMAAVGLADSFNMLIVAFFASVALGTSVVVSFSLGQRKRKQAQTAARQSISLLVLISLFLVLLVHFTGETIINLMASQADPSVKAMALTYLHLTVWNYPAMAITLVGCGALRGAGNTRLPMVINIMMNILNIAISSILIYGLFSWQGLGFIGAGIGITLSRYIGALVVVLMLIFGANHTLRIPFKAYFMPFTSAIMFEVLSIGIPASVESVMFSIGKLITQRFVAGMGTEVIAGNFIAFSIVGLINLPGNALGYTSTIIIGTRLGKGQILQPIRQLKHIFWLSTVGVCFIALLSIPSAGFLASLYTNEPGVITVVKHLIWINALFMPIWAASWVLPSGLKGAKDASYTMWVALAGMWGCRIIAGYILGVTLGFGVIGVWMGMFLDWIVRGVLFYRRMSSGRWLWRYRPTA; this is encoded by the coding sequence ATGCAAATGGACGTGATTCCAGGGACTGTTAAGTTGAAAATCTTTCACGCAAGCGCGTGGTATAAAAAGCGAAAATCCTATCGGGTACTGTTTTGGCGTGAGATAACGCCACTGGCTATCCCACTGTTTATTGAAGGGCTTTGTGTGCTGCTGATGGGGGTGTTTAGCACACTGCTGGTGAGTTGGTTGGGTAAAGAGGCCATGGCGGCGGTGGGGCTGGCGGATAGCTTCAATATGTTGATTGTGGCTTTTTTTGCCTCTGTTGCGCTGGGAACATCGGTTGTGGTGTCATTTAGTCTTGGTCAGCGTAAACGCAAACAAGCACAAACGGCAGCGCGTCAATCGATCTCTCTACTGGTGCTCATCTCATTATTTTTGGTGTTACTGGTGCATTTTACCGGTGAGACGATTATTAATCTGATGGCCAGTCAAGCCGATCCCTCCGTTAAGGCGATGGCGCTGACCTATCTGCATCTGACCGTCTGGAATTATCCCGCAATGGCCATCACCTTGGTGGGTTGTGGTGCACTGCGCGGAGCCGGTAATACCCGATTACCCATGGTCATCAATATTATGATGAACATTCTCAATATTGCTATCAGTAGCATATTGATTTACGGCCTATTTAGCTGGCAGGGCTTAGGCTTTATTGGTGCCGGTATCGGTATCACGCTTTCTCGCTATATCGGCGCGTTGGTGGTGGTGCTAATGCTAATTTTTGGTGCCAATCACACTCTGCGCATCCCGTTCAAAGCATATTTTATGCCGTTTACCTCGGCGATTATGTTTGAGGTGTTGAGTATTGGTATTCCCGCGAGTGTTGAATCAGTGATGTTTAGCATTGGTAAGCTGATTACTCAGCGTTTTGTGGCGGGGATGGGGACCGAAGTGATCGCCGGTAATTTCATCGCATTCTCAATTGTTGGGCTGATTAACTTGCCGGGCAACGCGTTGGGCTATACCTCGACGATTATTATCGGCACGCGGTTAGGGAAAGGGCAGATCTTGCAACCGATCCGCCAACTCAAGCATATCTTCTGGTTATCGACGGTTGGGGTGTGTTTTATCGCGCTATTATCGATCCCCAGCGCAGGTTTTTTGGCTTCGTTGTATACCAACGAGCCGGGCGTCATTACTGTCGTTAAACACCTCATCTGGATAAATGCACTGTTTATGCCGATTTGGGCCGCCTCTTGGGTGTTACCATCCGGCCTAAAAGGGGCGAAGGATGCCAGTTACACGATGTGGGTGGCACTGGCCGGGATGTGGGGTTGCCGGATTATCGCCGGTTACATTCTGGGTGTGACGCTAGGATTTGGCGTCATTGGCGTGTGGATGGGCATGTTCCTCGACTGGATAGTGCGTGGTGTGCTGTTTTATCGGCGAATGTCCTCTGGCCGTTGGCTATGGCGCTATCGGCCCACAGCCTGA
- a CDS encoding serine hydrolase, with protein sequence MSASSLVPIQPVHLAARINTVIDQALTEQRLVGTVVMVALNGETHFSRAAGWADRETGQPMTSNTLFRLASISKPIVSTAAMVLVAQGKLDLDGDIRRWLPDFQPRLANEELPTITIRQLLSHTAGLSYRFCEADEDGPYARAGISDGMDRSAITLNENLRRLADVPLYYAPGTAWAYSLAIDVLGAVIEQVCGRPLDQAVRALVTEPLHMQDTDFFTHDVSRLATPYVSDTPAPHPLQEDELVAAFPDTIGIRFSPARALNRHAFPSGGAGMIGSANDLLSLLETLRRGGSPLLPAALVDEMGRDQIQGLILPDSPGLGFGLGFSVLRDPHEADSPESVGTWRWGGAYGHSWFVDRIQGISAVALTNTLYEGMSGQFVNDLRDAIYGVGKQ encoded by the coding sequence ATGTCTGCGAGTTCGTTAGTGCCAATACAGCCAGTGCATCTGGCAGCCAGAATTAATACAGTGATTGATCAGGCGCTCACCGAACAGCGCTTGGTGGGTACCGTAGTCATGGTGGCGCTTAACGGCGAGACACATTTCAGCCGGGCAGCAGGATGGGCGGATCGCGAAACCGGACAACCGATGACCTCCAATACCCTGTTTCGTTTGGCATCCATCAGTAAGCCGATCGTTTCTACAGCAGCAATGGTATTAGTCGCACAGGGTAAGCTCGACCTTGATGGCGATATCCGGCGCTGGTTACCTGACTTTCAACCCCGGCTGGCAAATGAGGAATTACCAACCATTACGATACGCCAATTACTCAGCCATACCGCCGGTTTGAGCTATCGCTTTTGTGAAGCTGATGAGGATGGGCCCTATGCGCGCGCGGGGATCTCCGATGGCATGGATCGATCAGCAATCACACTCAACGAGAACTTACGTCGGTTAGCCGATGTGCCACTATATTATGCCCCAGGAACTGCATGGGCTTATTCATTGGCAATTGATGTATTAGGTGCAGTTATCGAGCAAGTTTGTGGTCGGCCATTAGATCAAGCAGTAAGGGCATTGGTCACCGAGCCACTACATATGCAGGACACGGATTTTTTCACCCATGATGTCAGTCGGCTAGCTACGCCTTATGTCAGTGATACACCTGCGCCACACCCCTTGCAGGAAGATGAACTTGTCGCCGCGTTCCCCGATACCATCGGTATTCGATTTTCCCCTGCCCGTGCACTCAATCGCCATGCTTTCCCTTCTGGCGGTGCGGGGATGATAGGCAGTGCCAACGACCTGTTGAGCTTGCTGGAAACGCTACGTCGGGGTGGCTCACCACTGCTTCCAGCGGCTTTAGTCGATGAGATGGGCCGAGACCAAATTCAGGGTCTTATCTTACCTGACTCTCCCGGTTTGGGCTTCGGGTTAGGCTTTTCGGTCTTGCGCGATCCACACGAGGCTGATTCACCTGAGTCCGTTGGTACATGGCGTTGGGGAGGTGCATATGGTCACTCATGGTTTGTTGATAGGATTCAAGGGATATCCGCAGTCGCATTAACTAATACCCTATACGAAGGTATGTCCGGGCAATTTGTCAACGATCTGCGGGACGCCATCTATGGCGTCGGGAAACAATAA
- a CDS encoding DeoR/GlpR transcriptional regulator, translating into MNQIKRKQFILEKLDSLGEVSVIGLSEELGVTSETIRRDLSYLEKSGEVTKVHGGAIKVQNIQEGSFAQRMDLNRQEKMLIGQYAASLVTENDTLFIDSCTTTLIFASFLPLVKFTVFTNSSLIADQIKSKNNMAVVHVLGGEYNHTYKANLGIQTIEQMNDIHTDFTFVGVGGIDSDFGVMVKNLDEGRIAKKMLAMGRQKVILCDTSKFGQSGLMKISDINDIDIIVTDKKKNIHKQAIEAIYSDKIIYAN; encoded by the coding sequence ATGAATCAGATCAAACGTAAACAGTTTATTTTAGAAAAGCTGGATAGTCTTGGTGAGGTTTCGGTTATTGGTCTTTCTGAAGAGTTGGGTGTGACGTCTGAAACCATCCGCCGTGATCTTTCCTATTTAGAAAAGAGCGGTGAGGTCACTAAAGTCCATGGCGGTGCGATAAAAGTTCAGAATATACAAGAGGGCAGTTTTGCCCAACGAATGGATTTAAATCGCCAGGAAAAAATGCTAATTGGTCAATATGCTGCATCGTTGGTGACTGAAAACGATACTTTATTTATTGATTCTTGTACCACCACACTTATTTTTGCTTCATTCTTACCATTAGTGAAGTTTACTGTTTTTACTAATTCATCATTAATTGCTGATCAAATTAAAAGTAAAAATAATATGGCTGTCGTGCATGTATTAGGTGGTGAATATAATCATACCTACAAGGCTAACTTAGGCATTCAGACCATTGAACAAATGAACGATATTCATACTGATTTCACTTTCGTCGGAGTTGGCGGAATAGACAGTGATTTTGGCGTGATGGTAAAAAATTTAGATGAAGGGCGTATTGCCAAGAAAATGTTGGCGATGGGCAGACAGAAAGTTATTTTATGTGACACCAGTAAATTTGGCCAAAGTGGGTTAATGAAAATAAGTGACATCAATGATATTGATATTATTGTCACCGATAAAAAGAAGAATATTCATAAACAAGCAATTGAAGCTATCTATTCAGATAAAATCATCTACGCCAATTAA